A region of Ignavibacteriota bacterium DNA encodes the following proteins:
- a CDS encoding sigma-70 family RNA polymerase sigma factor, translating to MKNELNPEYWVKTYSDALIRFAVKRTGDFDLSKDLVQDTFLSALTGLDNFKGEISEKNWLYLILKRKIIDHFRKNYSGKFQSIDDDESFFDENGMWKSNLMPEPWTAEHNEKFENDELLGIIDKCVNKLKDLQKAAFILKYMDEEDSDKICNELNISNNNFWVLLHRARLNVRKCVDTFLKIRTK from the coding sequence ATGAAAAATGAATTGAATCCTGAATATTGGGTAAAGACTTATTCAGATGCACTGATAAGATTCGCAGTTAAGAGAACAGGCGACTTTGACCTCTCGAAAGACCTTGTTCAGGATACATTTTTGTCTGCCTTGACCGGATTAGATAATTTTAAAGGTGAAATTTCCGAAAAAAACTGGCTCTACCTAATCTTAAAAAGAAAGATAATTGACCACTTCAGAAAAAATTATTCAGGCAAATTCCAAAGTATTGATGACGATGAATCATTTTTTGATGAAAATGGTATGTGGAAGTCAAATCTGATGCCGGAACCCTGGACTGCAGAGCATAATGAAAAGTTTGAAAATGATGAATTGTTAGGAATTATTGACAAATGCGTCAATAAGTTAAAAGATTTACAAAAGGCAGCCTTTATTTTAAAATATATGGATGAAGAAGATTCAGATAAAATTTGCAATGAATTAAATATTTCAAACAATAATTTTTGGGTTTTATTACACAGGGCAAGACTTAATGTCCGTAAATGTGTTGATACTTTTTTAAAAATTAGAACAAAATGA
- the truA gene encoding tRNA pseudouridine(38-40) synthase TruA, translating into MKTLALKIEYDGTNYAGWQVQKNALTVQEVLESCIEAVFGIKLPTIAAGRTDSGVHALGQVVSINLESEISIPQEKILVAINSKLPLDIRIIESKIFDEKFHARFDAQFRQYKYILTTEYNLFRRNHISYIKYPINPDRLYSIANIFKRKTDFTSFSKYNPDNNNPVCDVTVCNWTESATNVYELNIRANHFLYGMVRSIVGNMIDFARNKKTELDIEKGFEIFDRNQNSPLAPPQGLYLEKVFYNNNFYI; encoded by the coding sequence TTGAAGACTTTAGCTTTAAAAATCGAATATGACGGTACAAATTATGCCGGCTGGCAGGTTCAAAAGAATGCCCTTACAGTTCAGGAGGTCTTAGAAAGTTGTATTGAAGCAGTTTTTGGTATTAAGCTGCCTACGATTGCAGCCGGAAGGACTGACTCAGGCGTTCACGCTTTAGGTCAGGTCGTTTCGATTAATCTTGAAAGTGAAATTTCAATTCCTCAAGAAAAAATTCTTGTGGCTATTAATTCAAAATTACCTTTAGATATAAGAATAATTGAATCCAAAATTTTTGATGAAAAATTTCATGCAAGATTTGATGCTCAGTTCAGGCAATACAAATATATCCTGACTACTGAATATAATTTATTCAGGCGAAATCACATTTCATATATTAAGTACCCAATAAATCCGGACAGGCTTTACAGTATAGCAAATATTTTTAAACGGAAAACAGATTTTACTTCTTTTTCGAAATATAACCCTGATAATAATAATCCGGTTTGCGATGTGACAGTATGTAATTGGACAGAATCCGCTACCAATGTTTACGAATTGAATATTAGGGCTAATCACTTTCTATATGGAATGGTTCGCTCTATAGTTGGCAATATGATTGACTTCGCAAGGAATAAAAAAACGGAACTTGATATTGAAAAGGGATTTGAAATATTCGACAGGAATCAAAATTCACCACTAGCACCACCACAAGGCTTATATCTTGAAAAAGTTTTTTATAATAATAATTTTTATATTTAA
- a CDS encoding UDP-N-acetylmuramoyl-L-alanyl-D-glutamate--2,6-diaminopimelate ligase — MNKNISKTIGELLSRSNDYELIGLPSQLVTSIAYNSLKVKPGGCFVALKGDKFDGHNFIEDAIWNGAKLIVCSKLPEKKLINKDTAYILTPNPRKFLAEISHAFYNFPSERINVIGITGTNGKTTITYLIKSIIESDKKICGVIGTTGIFVGDQKIDTVNTTPESLELAQALDIMIDCGASYVAMEVSSHALIQGRTLGIKFKAAIFTNLTHDHLDYHKTFDEYAEAKKILFKNLDSESVAVINSDDPKSNFMVQNIRCKNIIRVGRVESDDYRILRENISMKGVEFIIYCNKHLIDVISNLTGKFNVDNAAIAAATCRELGISNQAIQHGLCVTEGAPGRMQRIDLKNGALALVDYAHTPDALEKALATCKHSIEASDYKSSRLICVFGCGGDRDKTKRPEMGRISSVIADITIITSDNPRTEEPLDIINDIKNGVIESSEIIVIEDRAEAIRKAAEISMKNDIILVAGKGHENYQIIGTEKLHFDDFEQLSQYN; from the coding sequence ATGAATAAAAATATAAGCAAAACAATCGGAGAACTACTTTCACGTTCAAACGACTATGAGTTAATAGGCTTACCCTCACAATTAGTCACATCAATAGCGTATAATTCTTTAAAAGTTAAGCCAGGTGGCTGTTTCGTCGCATTGAAAGGCGATAAATTTGACGGACATAATTTTATCGAAGATGCAATTTGGAATGGTGCTAAATTAATCGTTTGCAGCAAACTTCCTGAAAAAAAGTTGATAAACAAAGATACAGCTTATATCCTGACACCTAATCCAAGAAAATTTCTTGCTGAAATATCCCATGCCTTTTACAATTTTCCGTCTGAGCGGATAAATGTAATAGGTATAACCGGTACAAATGGCAAAACTACAATTACATATCTGATAAAATCAATTATTGAATCCGATAAGAAAATTTGCGGTGTTATTGGTACAACAGGTATTTTTGTTGGAGACCAAAAGATTGACACTGTAAATACAACTCCTGAATCACTCGAATTAGCTCAGGCTCTCGATATAATGATAGATTGCGGTGCCAGTTATGTGGCAATGGAAGTGTCATCTCATGCACTTATTCAGGGAAGAACTTTAGGTATAAAATTCAAAGCAGCAATATTTACAAATCTTACTCATGACCATTTGGATTATCATAAAACCTTTGATGAATATGCCGAAGCTAAGAAAATTTTATTTAAGAATTTAGATTCTGAAAGCGTCGCTGTTATTAACTCTGATGATCCAAAATCGAATTTCATGGTTCAAAATATAAGATGTAAGAATATTATCAGGGTAGGCAGAGTAGAAAGTGATGATTACAGAATATTGCGTGAAAATATAAGTATGAAAGGAGTTGAGTTTATTATTTACTGTAATAAGCACTTGATTGATGTTATATCAAATTTAACAGGAAAATTCAATGTAGATAATGCTGCAATTGCCGCCGCTACCTGTCGAGAGCTCGGAATTTCAAACCAGGCAATTCAGCATGGGCTTTGCGTTACTGAGGGTGCACCGGGAAGGATGCAGCGAATAGATTTGAAAAATGGTGCTTTGGCTCTTGTGGATTATGCACATACGCCTGATGCCCTTGAAAAAGCTCTAGCTACCTGCAAACACTCCATAGAAGCCTCGGATTATAAAAGTTCGAGATTGATATGTGTTTTCGGATGCGGAGGAGACAGAGACAAAACTAAAAGACCTGAAATGGGCAGAATATCATCAGTTATAGCAGATATAACAATTATCACATCGGACAATCCAAGAACTGAAGAACCACTTGATATAATTAATGATATTAAAAATGGTGTCATTGAAAGCTCTGAAATTATTGTAATCGAGGATAGAGCTGAAGCTATAAGAAAAGCTGCAGAAATTTCAATGAAAAATGATATCATTCTTGTTGCAGGTAAAGGGCACGAGAATTATCAAATAATAGGCACAGAAAAACTTCATTTTGATGATTTCGAGCAATTATCCCAATATAATTAA
- a CDS encoding insulinase family protein yields MYNKSKAILISLILIVAFYLPAISQKVSGYDLNAQIPMKQEVKTGTLSNGLKYFILPNSKPENRADLQIVVRAGSIHEDDDQAGLAHFLEHMAFNGTKNFPKDKLVGFLEETGMRFGADVNANTGFDRTYYMITIPLDKEGLLEKGFQVLQDWLSNISFDPEEIEKERGVIMEEWRLYQANANGRTQQKHLEAILGESKFAKRFPIGDTTIIQTAPREAFTRFFNDFYRPNLSAVIVVGDINVDEMENYVKKYFGSIKNPDNPKKREDYNIPINSKPVFSIASDKELPTPSYMMVFKRKADKTFKEGTYGEYRQSMIKNLFNTVLSYRLQEFTRKSDAPFIYAGGGYDGFLVEELEAFNLIAVPKIDKIEESYKKILEEGLRFTRFGVTKSELDRAKTEILRGMKKAYDERDKTESGDLARELYRHFHEKESVPGIEAEYKIHQDMLPEITVEEINAYLKPLMSEAGLVVAASFPEKPEVQIPSESKLLALYQEVQKMDIKPYEDVDADKPLMTQKPKAGKIVSKKKNDKLDVTELTLSNNVKVYLKSTDFKNDQILLRAWGMGGTSLAADNDYHSASMAASIVNESGLGDFDATTLTKMMQGKVANVSPYISDISEGMSGSASPEDIELMFQMIYMYFNNPRKDKEAFDSYMSRVKESIQNAGSSPDRVFSDTVSAVLGGHHFRSMPWTVEALGKVNLDKAFDFYKSRFTDAADFTFTFVGNFKQEEIEPLIETYIASLSSSNTKNNFKDNGIRMPKESFVKEVKKGIEPKSTVRLILNGTMDNNLANRFALRSLVEVMNIRLREVIREDMGGVYGIGARPTMNKYPAQEYNVGIFFGTSPEKVKDLITAAKGVIDEMKKGTFEDINIDKVKEIMKREYEVNMKDNRFWMNSIYSYLYNNEDINYILETNKMIDNVTKDYVVAAANKYLDMNTFKEFILYPED; encoded by the coding sequence ATGTATAACAAATCAAAAGCGATTTTAATTTCGTTAATATTGATTGTTGCATTCTACCTACCAGCAATATCACAAAAGGTATCCGGTTATGATTTGAATGCCCAAATTCCTATGAAACAGGAAGTAAAAACAGGTACACTTTCAAACGGTCTGAAGTATTTCATACTTCCTAACAGCAAACCTGAGAACAGAGCCGACCTGCAGATTGTTGTCAGGGCAGGCTCAATCCACGAAGATGATGACCAGGCTGGTCTGGCTCATTTTTTAGAGCACATGGCTTTCAACGGAACAAAGAATTTTCCAAAAGACAAATTAGTAGGCTTTTTGGAAGAAACAGGTATGAGATTCGGTGCTGATGTCAACGCTAATACTGGATTCGACAGAACATACTACATGATTACAATTCCTTTGGATAAGGAGGGTCTTCTTGAAAAAGGCTTCCAGGTTCTTCAGGACTGGCTCTCAAATATAAGTTTTGACCCCGAAGAAATAGAGAAAGAACGTGGCGTAATTATGGAAGAATGGAGATTGTATCAGGCTAATGCAAATGGCAGAACCCAGCAAAAGCATTTAGAAGCAATTTTAGGTGAAAGTAAATTTGCTAAACGATTTCCAATTGGTGATACTACAATTATCCAAACAGCTCCAAGAGAAGCATTTACAAGATTTTTTAATGATTTTTACAGACCTAATTTGTCTGCTGTGATTGTTGTTGGTGATATCAATGTTGACGAAATGGAAAATTATGTAAAAAAATATTTCGGAAGCATCAAAAATCCTGATAATCCTAAGAAAAGAGAGGATTACAATATACCTATTAACTCAAAACCGGTTTTTTCAATTGCTTCAGATAAAGAACTTCCAACTCCATCATATATGATGGTATTCAAGCGTAAAGCTGATAAGACTTTCAAGGAAGGCACTTACGGAGAGTACAGACAAAGTATGATTAAGAACTTATTCAATACAGTTTTATCATACAGACTTCAGGAATTTACCCGCAAAAGTGATGCACCCTTCATTTATGCAGGTGGCGGTTATGATGGATTTTTAGTTGAAGAACTTGAAGCATTTAATCTCATCGCAGTACCTAAGATTGATAAAATTGAAGAATCTTATAAAAAAATTCTCGAAGAAGGGCTAAGATTTACAAGATTTGGCGTTACTAAATCCGAGCTTGACAGAGCAAAAACAGAAATTCTTAGAGGGATGAAAAAAGCTTATGACGAAAGAGATAAAACTGAATCCGGAGATTTAGCACGTGAACTTTACAGACATTTTCATGAAAAAGAATCAGTTCCCGGTATCGAGGCTGAGTACAAAATTCATCAGGATATGCTACCTGAAATCACAGTTGAAGAAATCAATGCATATTTAAAACCACTAATGTCAGAAGCCGGTCTTGTTGTTGCTGCAAGCTTCCCTGAAAAACCTGAAGTTCAAATTCCAAGCGAAAGTAAACTACTCGCTCTATACCAGGAAGTTCAGAAGATGGACATAAAGCCTTATGAAGATGTTGATGCTGATAAACCATTGATGACACAAAAACCAAAAGCCGGAAAAATTGTTTCTAAGAAAAAAAATGATAAACTTGATGTTACAGAATTAACTTTGTCAAATAATGTAAAAGTATATCTGAAATCAACTGATTTCAAGAACGACCAGATTCTTCTTCGTGCCTGGGGAATGGGTGGTACTTCTCTTGCTGCTGATAATGATTACCATTCTGCTTCAATGGCAGCAAGCATTGTAAATGAATCAGGACTCGGTGATTTTGATGCTACTACTCTTACTAAGATGATGCAGGGTAAAGTGGCTAATGTATCTCCATATATAAGTGACATTTCTGAAGGAATGAGCGGCAGCGCATCGCCTGAAGATATCGAGCTTATGTTCCAGATGATTTATATGTATTTCAACAATCCAAGAAAGGACAAAGAAGCATTTGATTCATATATGTCAAGGGTTAAAGAATCAATCCAGAATGCCGGTTCAAGTCCCGACAGAGTATTTTCTGATACTGTCAGTGCTGTACTTGGTGGACATCATTTCAGGTCAATGCCATGGACAGTGGAAGCATTAGGCAAAGTAAATCTTGATAAAGCATTTGATTTTTATAAATCAAGATTTACTGATGCAGCAGACTTTACTTTTACTTTTGTAGGCAATTTCAAACAAGAAGAAATCGAACCATTAATAGAGACATATATTGCTTCCCTGTCATCAAGCAATACTAAAAATAATTTCAAAGACAATGGCATCAGAATGCCAAAAGAATCTTTCGTTAAAGAAGTTAAAAAAGGTATTGAACCAAAAAGCACGGTTAGACTCATCCTGAACGGAACAATGGATAACAATCTCGCAAACAGATTTGCTCTTCGTTCACTTGTTGAAGTAATGAATATCAGACTTCGTGAAGTAATTCGTGAGGATATGGGCGGTGTTTATGGTATTGGTGCAAGACCTACAATGAATAAATATCCTGCTCAGGAATATAATGTTGGTATTTTCTTCGGCACTTCACCAGAGAAAGTAAAAGACCTTATCACTGCGGCTAAAGGCGTTATTGATGAAATGAAAAAAGGTACTTTTGAAGATATCAATATTGATAAAGTAAAAGAAATTATGAAACGGGAATATGAAGTAAATATGAAAGATAACCGTTTCTGGATGAATTCAATTTACTCATATTTATATAATAATGAAGATATCAATTATATCCTTGAAACAAATAAAATGATTGACAATGTAACAAAAGATTACGTTGTTGCAGCAGCTAATAAATATCTTGATATGAACACATTCAAAGAATTTATTTTATACCCTGAAGATTAG
- a CDS encoding endonuclease MutS2: protein MSVYHFEKPDFSEKYENKILQDSLKQLEFKAVLEFISRYSYSDLGKNYVLQSLPLENIGFLNEEHSLIDEMKNLLYRNENIPFDGLSDITHKLHKSKVENAIMSALEILTVADTIRSFRLLKSYFSEKSESSPLLSQMTSLLYENKILEKHIVDAIDDTGEVKDTATRELSRIRGEIRYKSQKLRARLEKILRKVVDENLVREDFYSVREGRFVLPVKAENKRVIPGIIHGISQTGATVFLEPSEIIEMNNELSFLNNEESREVYRILSNLTSEIGSNYFDLLRSLDIVTRFDGIYAKAKYAVNFGGIKPQITDENYIYLQNVRHPLLMHTGKEKSIIPLTIEFDGNHRGHLISGPNAGGKTVALKSIGLNILLALSGIFPLGFCRTNFRTVFASIGDHQSIEHNLSTFSSQMIQIKDILDNCDKDSLILIDEICSGTDPQEGAALACGILDTFINLNLFFIATTHQSSLKTYALNREEIVNASLEFDSIKLKPTYKFLSGIPGNSYAFALSASIGMSQLVLDRAKNYLGDKQTELETSIAVLQQYKAEAETLRNEAAQEKIKFEKLKDDYSKRISEVKSKKSEMIGTAKREAENIVRSANSLIENTIREIREEKKKISDIKNDFQIEKEKIVKSAQELSKTENAPEVEESFAAGETVIMIDNNSKGTIIVVDEEDSMALVEFGGFKFRLSLNQLKKAKADKTVKKDTADYIKYDVKTRVDVRGMRADECLKKIDDFIQEALVSNVPQVTIVHGKGTGALKQAIHDFLKYQHYARSFRLGELVEGGAGVTVVDL from the coding sequence ATGTCGGTATATCATTTCGAGAAACCGGATTTCTCAGAAAAGTATGAAAACAAAATTTTGCAGGATTCCCTGAAACAGCTTGAATTCAAAGCAGTGCTTGAATTTATTTCAAGATATTCCTATAGCGATTTAGGTAAAAATTATGTTTTGCAATCATTACCATTAGAAAATATTGGTTTTCTGAATGAGGAACATTCATTAATTGATGAGATGAAAAATCTTTTGTACAGGAATGAAAATATTCCGTTTGACGGACTCTCTGATATTACTCACAAACTGCATAAATCTAAAGTAGAAAATGCAATAATGAGCGCATTGGAAATTTTAACTGTTGCTGATACCATACGTTCTTTCAGACTTCTTAAGAGTTATTTTTCTGAAAAAAGTGAGTCCTCTCCCCTACTCAGTCAAATGACTTCATTGCTTTACGAAAATAAAATTCTCGAGAAACACATTGTGGATGCAATAGATGATACAGGCGAAGTAAAAGACACCGCTACTCGTGAGCTCTCCAGAATAAGGGGTGAAATTCGGTATAAATCTCAAAAACTCCGAGCCAGACTTGAGAAAATTCTCCGAAAAGTTGTAGATGAAAATCTAGTTCGTGAAGATTTTTATTCTGTTCGAGAAGGAAGGTTCGTTCTGCCTGTAAAAGCAGAAAACAAGCGTGTTATTCCCGGAATTATTCATGGCATTTCACAAACCGGGGCTACAGTATTCCTCGAGCCTTCAGAAATTATTGAGATGAACAATGAACTTTCATTTCTAAATAATGAGGAATCCCGGGAGGTTTACAGAATTTTATCGAATTTAACTTCAGAAATCGGTTCAAATTATTTTGATTTATTGCGTTCACTTGATATCGTTACACGTTTTGACGGGATTTATGCAAAAGCAAAATATGCAGTAAATTTTGGTGGAATCAAGCCGCAAATTACAGATGAGAATTATATCTATTTGCAGAATGTTCGCCATCCTCTTCTAATGCATACAGGCAAAGAGAAGAGCATTATACCACTGACTATTGAATTCGACGGAAATCATCGCGGGCATTTAATTTCAGGTCCAAATGCAGGCGGCAAGACGGTTGCCTTGAAAAGTATCGGACTGAATATTCTGCTTGCTCTTTCTGGAATATTTCCTCTGGGATTTTGCAGGACGAATTTCCGTACAGTTTTCGCTTCAATCGGCGACCATCAGTCAATAGAGCATAATTTGAGCACATTCAGCTCACAGATGATTCAGATAAAAGATATTCTTGATAATTGTGATAAAGATTCTCTCATTTTAATTGATGAAATATGCTCCGGTACAGACCCGCAAGAGGGAGCTGCACTTGCTTGCGGAATTCTGGATACTTTTATAAATCTGAATCTGTTTTTTATTGCCACTACTCATCAGTCTTCTCTCAAAACTTACGCTCTCAATCGTGAGGAAATTGTAAATGCCTCATTAGAGTTTGATAGTATCAAACTAAAACCAACTTACAAATTTTTATCCGGCATTCCGGGAAATTCTTATGCTTTTGCTTTATCAGCAAGTATTGGGATGTCCCAATTAGTACTGGATAGAGCTAAAAACTATCTCGGCGATAAGCAAACCGAACTCGAAACAAGCATTGCAGTACTTCAGCAATATAAGGCAGAGGCTGAAACATTGAGGAATGAAGCAGCTCAGGAGAAAATAAAATTTGAAAAACTTAAGGATGATTATAGCAAACGTATCAGCGAAGTAAAATCTAAGAAATCCGAAATGATTGGCACTGCTAAGCGTGAAGCCGAAAATATTGTTCGAAGTGCAAATTCTTTAATAGAAAATACAATCCGTGAAATTCGCGAAGAAAAAAAGAAAATCTCAGATATTAAGAATGATTTTCAGATAGAAAAAGAAAAAATTGTAAAGTCAGCTCAAGAACTTAGCAAAACAGAGAATGCTCCCGAAGTCGAAGAATCATTTGCAGCAGGTGAAACTGTTATAATGATTGATAACAATTCCAAAGGCACTATTATTGTGGTTGACGAGGAAGATTCGATGGCTTTGGTAGAATTTGGTGGCTTCAAATTCAGACTTTCTCTAAATCAGTTAAAAAAAGCTAAAGCAGACAAAACAGTAAAGAAAGATACTGCTGATTATATCAAATATGATGTAAAAACTAGAGTGGATGTACGCGGGATGCGTGCTGATGAGTGTTTAAAAAAGATTGATGATTTTATACAGGAAGCATTGGTCAGTAACGTTCCACAAGTAACGATTGTTCATGGGAAAGGCACAGGGGCTCTTAAGCAGGCAATACATGATTTTCTGAAGTATCAGCATTATGCAAGGAGCTTTCGCTTGGGCGAGCTTGTTGAAGGTGGTGCAGGTGTTACAGTCGTGGATTTATAG
- a CDS encoding GatB/YqeY domain-containing protein, which produces MSLEIKINEELKAAMKNGDKLRLDTLRSVRASIIEFAKSGAGREMTSDDEIKILNSLAKKRKDAIDMYSQAGRDDAAAQETAELAIIQEFLPKQLTDEEIQEIVKGIIEKVGATSEKDFGKVMGPAMKALSGQADGNKVQSIVKSILGATN; this is translated from the coding sequence ATGTCTTTAGAAATAAAAATTAATGAAGAATTGAAAGCCGCAATGAAGAACGGCGATAAGTTACGTCTCGATACATTGCGCTCGGTCCGGGCTTCAATTATTGAATTTGCTAAAAGTGGTGCAGGTCGGGAGATGACATCTGATGATGAAATTAAAATTTTGAATTCACTTGCCAAAAAGCGTAAAGACGCTATTGATATGTATTCACAGGCTGGCAGAGATGATGCAGCTGCTCAGGAAACAGCTGAGCTGGCAATTATTCAGGAATTTCTTCCAAAACAGCTTACAGATGAAGAAATTCAAGAAATTGTCAAAGGAATTATTGAAAAAGTAGGAGCAACATCTGAAAAAGATTTCGGAAAAGTAATGGGTCCGGCTATGAAAGCACTCAGCGGACAGGCAGACGGCAACAAAGTGCAGTCAATTGTAAAATCTATACTCGGAGCGACTAATTAA
- a CDS encoding carboxypeptidase-like regulatory domain-containing protein yields the protein MKIYVLAVSFLLASLSAWSESSLIIVEGTIVDNSNGKTIPGASINVAGTNRGTYTSAKGFFRLKARQGDTLLIRSIGYASHKYIVAKENLNIEIKLKSIPVKTGDVNVTASITPEQIIERAVKKRDENIKKLRTFSGELYSKVVMELGGSLLSAGAGDDGSFSISATFGADDEVDDSKRFFIMETYSTLMKDYEKNITEAVINKRRQTANIPADNNLMAISDFISFYDDEINFLKTRIPSPVGKYAISSYNFEIAERINYDDRFIYVMNVIPNSKIYPRFEGTVHIVEGTYNIVEIDLKPTETTALPFFTGISIKQKYNESEESIWYPSFLEVEAKAKVEVLKGLLDLDADVKATSIFSDAKLNSQLPDSLYNKKMHSITVSNLADERDSLFWEKNSLRELSVRESEIYARVDSVIKLDTTDRSNDSDIHNFNKFTYSLLVSYFDFNRVGSVSLGLSPKAAYKGFSLNTTGYFSFGLQDLYGSAALKLPNIRFGSTNLSISGDVYSLQNSFGITIGQYPRFLNSIAGLLVHEDYFDFYQSDGFGFDIRLFDRNFDFNLRGDISRQFSLKKNTDKSIFENYEWRHNQAAVEGEFKTLRATFTYGKINSIMLPDKFDASINIDAFAGMQTGFDESFTGVSGLLTLVIPTFHTGYSPMNLLVGVSGGITSDNTPVQYQHRMATRLFIFNKFGNFYTTPLGFYGGDKFYAVQGLYNLSDIWWRWLGLPTYQGRGPELTIGGSYGEFYNSTNSFYRQTGNHGYAEAGFGFSRIPTFISNIVYFAFDIRFGINEHAKGRTAGAVSISLPF from the coding sequence ATGAAAATTTATGTATTGGCAGTTTCGTTTCTGTTAGCATCTCTTTCAGCATGGTCAGAAAGCTCACTTATAATTGTAGAAGGGACGATTGTTGACAATTCAAACGGAAAAACAATTCCGGGTGCATCCATCAATGTAGCAGGTACAAATCGCGGCACCTATACTTCCGCAAAAGGTTTTTTCCGATTAAAAGCAAGACAGGGCGATACACTACTGATTCGTTCAATTGGCTATGCCTCGCATAAATATATTGTTGCTAAGGAAAATCTCAATATTGAAATCAAACTGAAGTCAATTCCTGTTAAAACGGGTGATGTTAATGTTACAGCAAGCATTACACCTGAGCAGATTATTGAGAGAGCAGTCAAAAAACGTGACGAAAACATAAAAAAATTAAGAACATTCTCAGGAGAGTTATATTCAAAAGTTGTTATGGAGCTCGGAGGCTCGCTTCTCTCTGCTGGAGCAGGCGATGATGGCTCTTTTTCAATTTCTGCTACTTTCGGTGCTGATGATGAAGTTGACGATAGCAAAAGATTTTTTATAATGGAAACATATTCAACATTAATGAAAGATTATGAGAAAAATATTACTGAGGCTGTTATAAATAAAAGGCGGCAAACCGCCAACATTCCTGCTGATAATAATCTCATGGCTATATCTGACTTTATTAGTTTTTATGATGACGAGATAAATTTTCTTAAAACCCGAATCCCATCTCCGGTTGGAAAATATGCAATATCATCATACAATTTCGAAATTGCTGAGCGTATAAATTATGACGACAGATTTATTTATGTGATGAACGTTATTCCAAATTCGAAGATTTATCCAAGATTCGAAGGCACTGTTCATATTGTTGAAGGCACATATAATATAGTAGAAATTGACCTAAAGCCTACCGAAACTACTGCTTTGCCTTTTTTTACCGGAATTTCAATCAAACAAAAATATAACGAATCCGAAGAAAGTATCTGGTATCCCTCATTTTTGGAAGTTGAAGCCAAAGCCAAAGTTGAAGTTCTAAAAGGTTTGCTTGATTTAGATGCTGATGTAAAAGCAACGAGTATTTTTAGTGATGCAAAATTAAATTCACAATTACCTGATTCATTATATAATAAAAAAATGCATAGTATAACAGTATCAAATTTAGCTGACGAAAGAGATTCTCTATTTTGGGAAAAGAATTCATTGAGAGAATTATCGGTCAGAGAATCAGAAATATATGCCAGAGTTGATAGTGTTATCAAATTAGATACCACTGATAGATCAAATGATTCTGATATACATAACTTTAATAAATTCACTTACAGTTTGCTTGTTTCTTATTTTGATTTTAACAGAGTAGGCTCAGTATCATTGGGATTGAGTCCAAAAGCTGCTTACAAAGGATTTTCTCTCAACACTACCGGATATTTCAGCTTTGGGCTTCAAGACCTGTATGGCAGTGCTGCCCTTAAACTTCCTAATATTAGATTTGGAAGTACTAATTTAAGTATATCCGGGGATGTATATTCCCTTCAAAATTCTTTTGGAATCACAATTGGACAATATCCTCGTTTTTTGAATTCTATCGCCGGTCTGCTTGTACATGAAGATTATTTCGATTTTTATCAATCAGATGGATTTGGGTTTGATATCAGATTGTTTGACCGAAATTTCGATTTCAATCTTCGGGGCGATATATCCAGACAATTTTCTTTGAAGAAAAATACAGATAAATCTATTTTTGAAAATTATGAATGGCGACACAACCAAGCGGCTGTAGAAGGTGAGTTCAAGACATTAAGAGCAACTTTCACTTATGGCAAAATTAACAGTATTATGCTTCCTGATAAGTTTGATGCTTCAATAAATATTGATGCTTTTGCAGGTATGCAAACCGGATTTGACGAGTCATTTACCGGTGTAAGCGGACTTCTTACACTTGTAATTCCTACATTTCATACGGGCTATAGTCCAATGAACCTTCTCGTTGGTGTATCAGGAGGTATAACAAGCGATAATACACCTGTGCAGTATCAGCACAGGATGGCAACACGACTGTTCATATTCAACAAATTCGGAAATTTTTATACTACACCACTTGGATTTTACGGAGGAGATAAGTTTTATGCAGTGCAGGGTTTATATAATCTCTCGGATATTTGGTGGAGATGGTTGGGGCTGCCGACATACCAGGGAAGAGGTCCGGAACTTACAATCGGCGGAAGTTATGGAGAATTTTACAACAGCACGAATTCATTTTATCGTCAAACAGGTAATCATGGCTATGCCGAAGCCGGTTTTGGCTTTTCAAGAATTCCGACATTTATAAGTAATATTGTTTATTTTGCTTTCGATATCCGATTTGGCATTAATGAGCATGCAAAAGGAAGAACTGCCGGAGCTGTCTCAATTTCATTGCCCTTTTAA